From Carassius auratus strain Wakin chromosome 22, ASM336829v1, whole genome shotgun sequence, a single genomic window includes:
- the LOC113040229 gene encoding mitochondrial import inner membrane translocase subunit Tim13: MDSFGSDFSSNSSSGKMDTGTIMEQVKVQIAVANAQELLQRMTDKCFKKCIGKPGSTLDNSEQKCIAMCMDRYMDAWNTVSRAYNSRLQRERARI, translated from the exons ATGGACAGTTTCGGTTCAGATTTCTCATCGAACTCCTCGTCTGGTAAAATGGACACTGGCACTATAATGGAGCAGGTCAAAGTTCAGATTGCCGTTGCAAACGCGCAAGAGCTGCTGCAG AGAATGACTGATAAATGCTTCAAGAAGTGCATTGGCAAGCCAGGAAGCACACTGGACAACTCTGAACAG aaatgcattgccatgtGTATGGACCGATACATGGACGCGTGGAACACAGTCTCCCGCGCATATAATTCCAGATTACAGAGGGAAAGGGCACGTATTTGA